A genomic segment from Ptychodera flava strain L36383 chromosome 19, AS_Pfla_20210202, whole genome shotgun sequence encodes:
- the LOC139118571 gene encoding histone deacetylase complex subunit SAP130-like isoform X5, with the protein MSSHGFQPGSGGNGEERQGEGQRPVQQQEEAKAESVVRPTTQQPPPAPPQPPHPPPAQLPPAQPVLRPPGQPVLPSVMHSQPPTETVKPYGDTLAKVLQQKTPTRPLAPAPASSISTVPKITQGHVTVMETGLSSLPGLQGQQVTTITTALALPTPIQVPATAMMKSIQASSAQVPNHPYQSHVPRVVNLTLLPSLQGLQSPAKSTQSIAAAAAMSSIPKAGATTAILRPHTQTIGAVTASTTTVQSVLSSQIIPHFQPQRYSPAPVPISTTVHTCNVQGISRSSSPAITSATTPSDIHRVGHHMPLGISSLQPRPLPTPQPQPHLQPQTQHQTLSQVPTLLQSQTQTQAPVTQASIQLPAAQFVSALRPPMAQSDLTMGRTIPLAQHITKYATPVTLPGNIPKPISATPNVTSIAISQPSQQQAVTVVSSVPTSGPPHTMSVTSIPSVLTSAPIQLGSMLATVRTSTTLAPVTVPNSSTTQSTPATATSIPVAKVYPRQQLPHSPRSQPEYDTHQPSNIYVPLAQTHRGSPNPVITAASVAATISLAQTVVTTDNRSERPVQALAQTAHYPASLPQTYFYHDPTGAMPPYHPINPYAFTPISSGAVRPTPQGSQNMAAAAVAAAAHAATVGAAPVRIGPMNLMPVDQRHSMTTIPGTITATTTSEAMETSVTVSSGYPAGIISNTNTSVSSSNNLPNPSASPRPSILRKRTNEGVRKPVVNTGSQPDSPKTDSSQSTLSATSSPKPGDILNLSQHSNDVNVVDNSTNTSAVNNEIKVKREPLTPSPTDGTLQVNTTSSLVPSVASTVTMETIGASPRKKPRKQQHVVATEDHDMMESNSTDEADENDHKPPSIPRKTEKTKDDSKRTAKDIKYVQYLKRPYKNLIDAYRQPWKPAHNHFQRYAEVKVKEDKKPSIQEIAGQKGVIQKASGWKIQHLASQLDDLASLEQGVFDKMKEIKEGIGPCKDNSLNSDDEMSQVAELVQGNIQRCKLAMEQMSDARHSMIKLLDHKQKVVSLLNKHTNKRSSKKKSSSST; encoded by the exons ATGAGCAGCCATGGATTCCAACCAGGAAGTGGCGGAAACGGCGAAGAGAGGCAGGGAGAAGGTCAAAGGCCAGTCCAACAACAAGAGGAGGCTAAAGCAGAATCTGTTGTGAGACCCACAACCCAGCAGCCTCCGCCAGCACCCCCTCAACCTCCCCATCCCCCACCAGCACAGCTTCCCCCAGCACAGCCTGTGCTACGACCCCCAGGACAACCAGTTCTTCCCTCAGTCATGCATTCACAGCCACCAACAGAAACAGTCAAACCGTATGGAGACACACTGGCAAAG GTGTTGCAGCAAAAGACACCAACGAGACCACTGGCGCCTGCACCAGCTTCATCTATAAGCACTGTgccaaaaatcactcaagggcATGTCACGGTGATGGAGACTGGCCTCTCATCTCTCCCTGGCTTACAAGGGCAACAGGTGACAACTATCACCACGGCATTGGCTCTGCCGACACCAATCCAGGTTCCCGCAACGGCGATGATGAAGAGTATCCAGGCGTCTTCAGCCCAGGTGCCAAATCACCCCTATCAATCTCATGTTCCAAGAG TGGTTAATCTCACCTTGCTACCTTCACTCCAGGGTCTTCAATCCCCAGCTAAAAGCACCCAGA GTATAGCAGCGGCAGCAGCCATGTCCTCCATACCGAAAGCAGGAGCCACAACAGCCATACTGAGGCCGCACACGCAGACCATAGGGGCCGTCACAGcatcaacaacaacagtacAGTCAGTCCTGTCATCTCAGATCATTCCCCATTTCCAG CCACAGAGGTACTCACCTGCTCCAGTCCCCATATCAACCACTGTCCACACCTGCAACGTGCAAGGGATTTCAAGAAGTTCATCACCAGCAATAACCTCAGCAACAACACCATCAGATATTCACAG GGTGGGTCATCACATGCCTCTCGGAATAAGCAGTCTGCAACCGAGACCACTGCCAACACCCCAGCCGCAGCCTCACCTACAACCTCAGACACAACACCAGACGCTGTCACAGGTTCCTACACTGCTGCAgtcacaaacacagacacaagcCCCGGTGACACAGGCGTCAATACAGCTACCAGCTGCACAGTTCGTTTCTGCTCTGCGTCCGCCTATGGCGCAATCAGACCTGACTATGGGCAGGACTATTCCATTAGCCCAGCATATAACCAAATATGCAACCCCTGTGACTTTACCTGGAAACATCCCCAAACCTATTTCTGCCACCCCGAATGTGACAAGCATTGCTATTTCTCAGCCTAGTCAGCAACAAGCAGTAACAGTTGTCAGCTCGGTGCCTACGTCAGGGCCGCCGCATACAATGTCTGTTACATCTATACCGTCAGTCCTCACATCTGCTCCTATACAACTAG GTTCCATGCTAGCCACAGTGAGGACATCCACGACACTAGCACCTGTCACTGTACCAAATTCCTCAACAACACAATCTACTCCAGCTACAGCAACCAGTATTCCAGTCG CAAAAGTGTACCCACGGCAGCAGCTGCCACACTCACCTCGGTCACAACCAGAGTATGATACACACCAGCCAAGCAACATATATGTGCCACTAGCACAAACGCATCGCGGATCCCCCAATCCCGTCATCACTGCAGCATCGGTGGCAGCAACGATTAGTCTGGCGCAGACAGTGGTTACAACAGACAACAGATCTGAAAGGCCGGTACAGGCCTTAGCACAGACTGCACACTATCCGGCGAGTCTGCCACAGACCTATTTCTATCACGATCCAACAGGTGCCATGC CGCCATATCACCCTATAAATCCCTATGCATTtacaccaatctccagtggagcaGTCAGACCAA CTCCCCAAGGTTCACAGAACATGGCTGCCGCAGCGGTGGCAGCAGCCGCACACGCCGCAACAGTTGGCGCAGCACCGGTACGCATCGGCCCCATGAACTTAATGCCGGTTGACCAAAGGCACTCAATGACTACAATTCCAGGAACAATCACTGCTACGACAACCAGTGAAG CCATGGAAACCAGTGTGACTGTGAGTAGTGGGTACCCAGCTGGCAtcatttccaatacaaataccTCAGTGTCATCGTCCAACAACCTGCCAAACCCAAGTGCTTCTCCTAGGCCAAGCATACTCAGAAAGAGAACAAATGAGGG TGTTAGGAAACCAGTGGTGAATACAGGGAGTCAACCAGACAGTCCAAAGACAGACAGTTCTCAGTCGACACTGTCAGCTACAAGTTCACCCAAACCAGG TGACATACTGAACCTCAGTCAACACAGTAATGATGTCAACGTTGTGGACAACAGTACAAACACATCAGCTGTCAACAATGAAATCAAGGTAAAGAGGGAGCCCCTCACTCCCAGTCCCACAGACGGCACCCTCCAGGTCAACACAACCAGCAGTCTAGTGCCCTCAGTGGCCAGCACtgtcaccatggaaaccatCGGTGCCTCGCCGAGGAAGAAACCACGGAAACAACAACATGT TGTTGCCACTGAAGATCACGATATGATGGAAAGTAACTCCACGGATGAGGCAGATGAGAATGATCACAAACCACCAAGCATTCCCAGGAAGACAGAGAAAACCAAAGACGATAGCAAAAGAACTGCCAAAG aCATTAAATATGTCCAGTATTTAAAGAGACCGTACAAGAATTTAATCGATGCATACAGACAACCATGGAAACCGGCACACAACCACTTCCAGAGGTATGCAgaggtcaaggtcaaag AAGACAAAAAACCTTCAATACAAGAGATAGCTGGTCAGAAGGGTGTTATACAGAAAGCCAGTGGATGGAAGATACAACACCTAGCATCCCAGCTTGATGATCTG GCAAGTTTAGAGCAGGGTGTCTTTGACAAGATGAAAGAAATCAAAGAAGGCATTGGTCCATGCAAGGACAACTCTCTCAACTCTGATGATGAAATGTCCCAAGTTGCGGAACTTGTACAG
- the LOC139118571 gene encoding histone deacetylase complex subunit SAP130-like isoform X16, with product MSSHGFQPGSGGNGEERQGEGQRPVQQQEEAKAESVVRPTTQQPPPAPPQPPHPPPAQLPPAQPVLRPPGQPVLPSVMHSQPPTETVKPYGDTLAKVLQQKTPTRPLAPAPASSISTVPKITQGHVTVMETGLSSLPGLQGQQVTTITTALALPTPIQVPATAMMKSIQASSAQVPNHPYQSHVPRGIAAAAAMSSIPKAGATTAILRPHTQTIGAVTASTTTVQSVLSSQIIPHFQPQRYSPAPVPISTTVHTCNVQGISRSSSPAITSATTPSDIHRVGHHMPLGISSLQPRPLPTPQPQPHLQPQTQHQTLSQVPTLLQSQTQTQAPVTQASIQLPAAQFVSALRPPMAQSDLTMGRTIPLAQHITKYATPVTLPGNIPKPISATPNVTSIAISQPSQQQAVTVVSSVPTSGPPHTMSVTSIPSVLTSAPIQLGSMLATVRTSTTLAPVTVPNSSTTQSTPATATSIPVAKVYPRQQLPHSPRSQPEYDTHQPSNIYVPLAQTHRGSPNPVITAASVAATISLAQTVVTTDNRSERPVQALAQTAHYPASLPQTYFYHDPTGAMPPYHPINPYAFTPISSGAVRPTMETSVTVSSGYPAGIISNTNTSVSSSNNLPNPSASPRPSILRKRTNEGVRKPVVNTGSQPDSPKTDSSQSTLSATSSPKPGDILNLSQHSNDVNVVDNSTNTSAVNNEIKVKREPLTPSPTDGTLQVNTTSSLVPSVASTVTMETIGASPRKKPRKQQHVVATEDHDMMESNSTDEADENDHKPPSIPRKTEKTKDDSKRTAKDIKYVQYLKRPYKNLIDAYRQPWKPAHNHFQRYAEVKVKDKKPSIQEIAGQKGVIQKASGWKIQHLASQLDDLASLEQGVFDKMKEIKEGIGPCKDNSLNSDDEMSQVAELVQGNIQRCKLAMEQMSDARHSMIKLLDHKQKVVSLLNKHTNKRSSKKKSSSST from the exons ATGAGCAGCCATGGATTCCAACCAGGAAGTGGCGGAAACGGCGAAGAGAGGCAGGGAGAAGGTCAAAGGCCAGTCCAACAACAAGAGGAGGCTAAAGCAGAATCTGTTGTGAGACCCACAACCCAGCAGCCTCCGCCAGCACCCCCTCAACCTCCCCATCCCCCACCAGCACAGCTTCCCCCAGCACAGCCTGTGCTACGACCCCCAGGACAACCAGTTCTTCCCTCAGTCATGCATTCACAGCCACCAACAGAAACAGTCAAACCGTATGGAGACACACTGGCAAAG GTGTTGCAGCAAAAGACACCAACGAGACCACTGGCGCCTGCACCAGCTTCATCTATAAGCACTGTgccaaaaatcactcaagggcATGTCACGGTGATGGAGACTGGCCTCTCATCTCTCCCTGGCTTACAAGGGCAACAGGTGACAACTATCACCACGGCATTGGCTCTGCCGACACCAATCCAGGTTCCCGCAACGGCGATGATGAAGAGTATCCAGGCGTCTTCAGCCCAGGTGCCAAATCACCCCTATCAATCTCATGTTCCAAGAG GTATAGCAGCGGCAGCAGCCATGTCCTCCATACCGAAAGCAGGAGCCACAACAGCCATACTGAGGCCGCACACGCAGACCATAGGGGCCGTCACAGcatcaacaacaacagtacAGTCAGTCCTGTCATCTCAGATCATTCCCCATTTCCAG CCACAGAGGTACTCACCTGCTCCAGTCCCCATATCAACCACTGTCCACACCTGCAACGTGCAAGGGATTTCAAGAAGTTCATCACCAGCAATAACCTCAGCAACAACACCATCAGATATTCACAG GGTGGGTCATCACATGCCTCTCGGAATAAGCAGTCTGCAACCGAGACCACTGCCAACACCCCAGCCGCAGCCTCACCTACAACCTCAGACACAACACCAGACGCTGTCACAGGTTCCTACACTGCTGCAgtcacaaacacagacacaagcCCCGGTGACACAGGCGTCAATACAGCTACCAGCTGCACAGTTCGTTTCTGCTCTGCGTCCGCCTATGGCGCAATCAGACCTGACTATGGGCAGGACTATTCCATTAGCCCAGCATATAACCAAATATGCAACCCCTGTGACTTTACCTGGAAACATCCCCAAACCTATTTCTGCCACCCCGAATGTGACAAGCATTGCTATTTCTCAGCCTAGTCAGCAACAAGCAGTAACAGTTGTCAGCTCGGTGCCTACGTCAGGGCCGCCGCATACAATGTCTGTTACATCTATACCGTCAGTCCTCACATCTGCTCCTATACAACTAG GTTCCATGCTAGCCACAGTGAGGACATCCACGACACTAGCACCTGTCACTGTACCAAATTCCTCAACAACACAATCTACTCCAGCTACAGCAACCAGTATTCCAGTCG CAAAAGTGTACCCACGGCAGCAGCTGCCACACTCACCTCGGTCACAACCAGAGTATGATACACACCAGCCAAGCAACATATATGTGCCACTAGCACAAACGCATCGCGGATCCCCCAATCCCGTCATCACTGCAGCATCGGTGGCAGCAACGATTAGTCTGGCGCAGACAGTGGTTACAACAGACAACAGATCTGAAAGGCCGGTACAGGCCTTAGCACAGACTGCACACTATCCGGCGAGTCTGCCACAGACCTATTTCTATCACGATCCAACAGGTGCCATGC CGCCATATCACCCTATAAATCCCTATGCATTtacaccaatctccagtggagcaGTCAGACCAA CCATGGAAACCAGTGTGACTGTGAGTAGTGGGTACCCAGCTGGCAtcatttccaatacaaataccTCAGTGTCATCGTCCAACAACCTGCCAAACCCAAGTGCTTCTCCTAGGCCAAGCATACTCAGAAAGAGAACAAATGAGGG TGTTAGGAAACCAGTGGTGAATACAGGGAGTCAACCAGACAGTCCAAAGACAGACAGTTCTCAGTCGACACTGTCAGCTACAAGTTCACCCAAACCAGG TGACATACTGAACCTCAGTCAACACAGTAATGATGTCAACGTTGTGGACAACAGTACAAACACATCAGCTGTCAACAATGAAATCAAGGTAAAGAGGGAGCCCCTCACTCCCAGTCCCACAGACGGCACCCTCCAGGTCAACACAACCAGCAGTCTAGTGCCCTCAGTGGCCAGCACtgtcaccatggaaaccatCGGTGCCTCGCCGAGGAAGAAACCACGGAAACAACAACATGT TGTTGCCACTGAAGATCACGATATGATGGAAAGTAACTCCACGGATGAGGCAGATGAGAATGATCACAAACCACCAAGCATTCCCAGGAAGACAGAGAAAACCAAAGACGATAGCAAAAGAACTGCCAAAG aCATTAAATATGTCCAGTATTTAAAGAGACCGTACAAGAATTTAATCGATGCATACAGACAACCATGGAAACCGGCACACAACCACTTCCAGAGGTATGCAgaggtcaaggtcaaag ACAAAAAACCTTCAATACAAGAGATAGCTGGTCAGAAGGGTGTTATACAGAAAGCCAGTGGATGGAAGATACAACACCTAGCATCCCAGCTTGATGATCTG GCAAGTTTAGAGCAGGGTGTCTTTGACAAGATGAAAGAAATCAAAGAAGGCATTGGTCCATGCAAGGACAACTCTCTCAACTCTGATGATGAAATGTCCCAAGTTGCGGAACTTGTACAG
- the LOC139118571 gene encoding histone deacetylase complex subunit SAP130-like isoform X12, with protein MSSHGFQPGSGGNGEERQGEGQRPVQQQEEAKAESVVRPTTQQPPPAPPQPPHPPPAQLPPAQPVLRPPGQPVLPSVMHSQPPTETVKPYGDTLAKVLQQKTPTRPLAPAPASSISTVPKITQGHVTVMETGLSSLPGLQGQQVTTITTALALPTPIQVPATAMMKSIQASSAQVPNHPYQSHVPRGIAAAAAMSSIPKAGATTAILRPHTQTIGAVTASTTTVQSVLSSQIIPHFQPQRYSPAPVPISTTVHTCNVQGISRSSSPAITSATTPSDIHRVGHHMPLGISSLQPRPLPTPQPQPHLQPQTQHQTLSQVPTLLQSQTQTQAPVTQASIQLPAAQFVSALRPPMAQSDLTMGRTIPLAQHITKYATPVTLPGNIPKPISATPNVTSIAISQPSQQQAVTVVSSVPTSGPPHTMSVTSIPSVLTSAPIQLGSMLATVRTSTTLAPVTVPNSSTTQSTPATATSIPVAKVYPRQQLPHSPRSQPEYDTHQPSNIYVPLAQTHRGSPNPVITAASVAATISLAQTVVTTDNRSERPVQALAQTAHYPASLPQTYFYHDPTGAMPPYHPINPYAFTPISSGAVRPTPQGSQNMAAAAVAAAAHAATVGAAPVRIGPMNLMPVDQRHSMTTIPGTITATTTSEAMETSVTVSSGYPAGIISNTNTSVSSSNNLPNPSASPRPSILRKRTNEGVRKPVVNTGSQPDSPKTDSSQSTLSATSSPKPGDILNLSQHSNDVNVVDNSTNTSAVNNEIKVKREPLTPSPTDGTLQVNTTSSLVPSVASTVTMETIGASPRKKPRKQQHVVATEDHDMMESNSTDEADENDHKPPSIPRKTEKTKDDSKRTAKDIKYVQYLKRPYKNLIDAYRQPWKPAHNHFQRYAEVKVKEDKKPSIQEIAGQKGVIQKASGWKIQHLASQLDDLASLEQGVFDKMKEIKEGIGPCKDNSLNSDDEMSQVAELVQGNIQRCKLAMEQMSDARHSMIKLLDHKQKVVSLLNKHTNKRSSKKKSSSST; from the exons ATGAGCAGCCATGGATTCCAACCAGGAAGTGGCGGAAACGGCGAAGAGAGGCAGGGAGAAGGTCAAAGGCCAGTCCAACAACAAGAGGAGGCTAAAGCAGAATCTGTTGTGAGACCCACAACCCAGCAGCCTCCGCCAGCACCCCCTCAACCTCCCCATCCCCCACCAGCACAGCTTCCCCCAGCACAGCCTGTGCTACGACCCCCAGGACAACCAGTTCTTCCCTCAGTCATGCATTCACAGCCACCAACAGAAACAGTCAAACCGTATGGAGACACACTGGCAAAG GTGTTGCAGCAAAAGACACCAACGAGACCACTGGCGCCTGCACCAGCTTCATCTATAAGCACTGTgccaaaaatcactcaagggcATGTCACGGTGATGGAGACTGGCCTCTCATCTCTCCCTGGCTTACAAGGGCAACAGGTGACAACTATCACCACGGCATTGGCTCTGCCGACACCAATCCAGGTTCCCGCAACGGCGATGATGAAGAGTATCCAGGCGTCTTCAGCCCAGGTGCCAAATCACCCCTATCAATCTCATGTTCCAAGAG GTATAGCAGCGGCAGCAGCCATGTCCTCCATACCGAAAGCAGGAGCCACAACAGCCATACTGAGGCCGCACACGCAGACCATAGGGGCCGTCACAGcatcaacaacaacagtacAGTCAGTCCTGTCATCTCAGATCATTCCCCATTTCCAG CCACAGAGGTACTCACCTGCTCCAGTCCCCATATCAACCACTGTCCACACCTGCAACGTGCAAGGGATTTCAAGAAGTTCATCACCAGCAATAACCTCAGCAACAACACCATCAGATATTCACAG GGTGGGTCATCACATGCCTCTCGGAATAAGCAGTCTGCAACCGAGACCACTGCCAACACCCCAGCCGCAGCCTCACCTACAACCTCAGACACAACACCAGACGCTGTCACAGGTTCCTACACTGCTGCAgtcacaaacacagacacaagcCCCGGTGACACAGGCGTCAATACAGCTACCAGCTGCACAGTTCGTTTCTGCTCTGCGTCCGCCTATGGCGCAATCAGACCTGACTATGGGCAGGACTATTCCATTAGCCCAGCATATAACCAAATATGCAACCCCTGTGACTTTACCTGGAAACATCCCCAAACCTATTTCTGCCACCCCGAATGTGACAAGCATTGCTATTTCTCAGCCTAGTCAGCAACAAGCAGTAACAGTTGTCAGCTCGGTGCCTACGTCAGGGCCGCCGCATACAATGTCTGTTACATCTATACCGTCAGTCCTCACATCTGCTCCTATACAACTAG GTTCCATGCTAGCCACAGTGAGGACATCCACGACACTAGCACCTGTCACTGTACCAAATTCCTCAACAACACAATCTACTCCAGCTACAGCAACCAGTATTCCAGTCG CAAAAGTGTACCCACGGCAGCAGCTGCCACACTCACCTCGGTCACAACCAGAGTATGATACACACCAGCCAAGCAACATATATGTGCCACTAGCACAAACGCATCGCGGATCCCCCAATCCCGTCATCACTGCAGCATCGGTGGCAGCAACGATTAGTCTGGCGCAGACAGTGGTTACAACAGACAACAGATCTGAAAGGCCGGTACAGGCCTTAGCACAGACTGCACACTATCCGGCGAGTCTGCCACAGACCTATTTCTATCACGATCCAACAGGTGCCATGC CGCCATATCACCCTATAAATCCCTATGCATTtacaccaatctccagtggagcaGTCAGACCAA CTCCCCAAGGTTCACAGAACATGGCTGCCGCAGCGGTGGCAGCAGCCGCACACGCCGCAACAGTTGGCGCAGCACCGGTACGCATCGGCCCCATGAACTTAATGCCGGTTGACCAAAGGCACTCAATGACTACAATTCCAGGAACAATCACTGCTACGACAACCAGTGAAG CCATGGAAACCAGTGTGACTGTGAGTAGTGGGTACCCAGCTGGCAtcatttccaatacaaataccTCAGTGTCATCGTCCAACAACCTGCCAAACCCAAGTGCTTCTCCTAGGCCAAGCATACTCAGAAAGAGAACAAATGAGGG TGTTAGGAAACCAGTGGTGAATACAGGGAGTCAACCAGACAGTCCAAAGACAGACAGTTCTCAGTCGACACTGTCAGCTACAAGTTCACCCAAACCAGG TGACATACTGAACCTCAGTCAACACAGTAATGATGTCAACGTTGTGGACAACAGTACAAACACATCAGCTGTCAACAATGAAATCAAGGTAAAGAGGGAGCCCCTCACTCCCAGTCCCACAGACGGCACCCTCCAGGTCAACACAACCAGCAGTCTAGTGCCCTCAGTGGCCAGCACtgtcaccatggaaaccatCGGTGCCTCGCCGAGGAAGAAACCACGGAAACAACAACATGT TGTTGCCACTGAAGATCACGATATGATGGAAAGTAACTCCACGGATGAGGCAGATGAGAATGATCACAAACCACCAAGCATTCCCAGGAAGACAGAGAAAACCAAAGACGATAGCAAAAGAACTGCCAAAG aCATTAAATATGTCCAGTATTTAAAGAGACCGTACAAGAATTTAATCGATGCATACAGACAACCATGGAAACCGGCACACAACCACTTCCAGAGGTATGCAgaggtcaaggtcaaag AAGACAAAAAACCTTCAATACAAGAGATAGCTGGTCAGAAGGGTGTTATACAGAAAGCCAGTGGATGGAAGATACAACACCTAGCATCCCAGCTTGATGATCTG GCAAGTTTAGAGCAGGGTGTCTTTGACAAGATGAAAGAAATCAAAGAAGGCATTGGTCCATGCAAGGACAACTCTCTCAACTCTGATGATGAAATGTCCCAAGTTGCGGAACTTGTACAG